DNA sequence from the Armatimonadota bacterium genome:
GCGTCCGGGCGATCTCCGCCGCCAGCGCCAGGCGTGCCCGTTCCAGCCGGGAGGCCAGCGTGTTTACCACGACGTAGCGCTCGTCCGCAGAAAGCAGGCGCACCCCCCCGTGCAGGCCGTCCGCCGCCCGCACCTCGGCGTCCACCCCCTGTCGCCGGATCACGGCGCGCACCATCTCCAGATCGTCGGGGTGGGCGTCGATAAGCACCCGGCCGTTGAGCCCGCGGACACCCTCAGCGACGAGCTGTTCCAGTATCCGGCTGTAGCGAGCCCGGTCCCGAATCACCTGGTCCAGGGCCTCCTCGGCGCGGCGGAAGATGTCGGCGATGATCCGGTCCTTCTCCTGTAGCAGCAGCGCCTGCGCCTGAAGGCGGGCCGCGCTCTGCGCGCGGAGGCGACGGCTCTGCAGCGCTGCCTCCTGCTGGCGGCGCTGCGTCTCCACCACCTGGCGCGCCTGCGCCAGGGCGGCGGTACGGAGCTCTTCCGCCTGCGCGCGCGCCTCGGCCAGGATGCGGTCCCGTTCTGCGGCCGCCTCCTGTTCCAGCAGGGCCAGCAGTTCCGAGCTCATCGCGCAGCCAGGGGCACGTCCGGGAACTCTCGCCTGGTAAGGCCCGGGGCCGCGGGCCCCACCCCTGGGGATGCGACCAGCTCCTGCACGACCCTAGCGGATCT
Encoded proteins:
- a CDS encoding V-type ATP synthase subunit E, with protein sequence MSSELLALLEQEAAAERDRILAEARAQAEELRTAALAQARQVVETQRRQQEAALQSRRLRAQSAARLQAQALLLQEKDRIIADIFRRAEEALDQVIRDRARYSRILEQLVAEGVRGLNGRVLIDAHPDDLEMVRAVIRRQGVDAEVRAADGLHGGVRLLSADERYVVVNTLASRLERARLALAAEIARTLWG